In Mammaliicoccus sp. Marseille-Q6498, the genomic stretch CTAATGCTCTTTTTTTAGCATCATGTTTAGATAACTTTTGATGTTTAATTAGTGGTTCCATAACTTGTTTACCAATTTTCATCGTTGGATTTAATGAAGTCATTGGATCTTGGAATATCATTCCAATTTCTTTACCACGGATTTTTTGCATTTCTTTTTCACTTAACTTAGCTAAATCTTTATTATCGAATAATATTGAACCTTGTTTAATTCTACCTACTTTACTCGGTAATAATTGCATAAGCGCTTTTGTCGTAACTGACTTACCAGAGCCAGATTCACCAACTATCGCTAATGTTTCCCCTTTATCTAAGTAAAAGTCAACGCCTCTAACTGCTTGTACTTCCCCCGCGTCAATGTCGAAGGAAACATGTAAGTCATTTACTTCAAGTATTCTCTTTGCCATAATATATTTCCTCCTTATTATTTACGCATTTTAGGGTCGAAAGCATCTCTTAATCCATCACTGAATAAGTAGAAGAATAAGATTAATAAACTTAGTACAATCGCTGGAACAAATAATTCATGCGGATAAATTAATAACATCTTTCTTCCCGAATCCACTAATGAACCTAATGATGCTTGTGGTGCTGGAATTCCTAGACCAATGAAACTTAAGAATGCTTCGAAGAAAATTGCACTCGGTACTGTAAACATTGAAGTTACAATAATTGGTCCTAGCGTATTCGGTAATATATGTTTAAAGATTAATTTAAAGTTCGATACCCCTAATGTTCTTGATGCCATAACAAATTCTTGTTCTTTAATTTTCAAGAATTGACCACGAACGATACGACTCATGCCGAGCCAACCTGTTACAGACATGGCTAAAATAATCGTCCATATCGATGGATCAAATAATAGTACGAATAAAATTACGACAATTAAGTTTGGAATAGAAGATAAAATCTCAACAATACGTTGTAAAAGATCATCTATCCTTCCACCGAAGTAACCTGAAACTGCACCATATATTACACCAATAAAGATATCTAATACGGCTGCAACTAAACCAATGAATAATGAAACTTGTGTACCTCTCCATGTACGCGTCCATAAGTCACGTCCCAATTCATCGGTACCAAACCAATAATTTTCAGTAACATTGGATCCAGCATATACGTCAAAGCCATCTTTATCTGTACCATCAAACGGTAAAAATGGAACTTTATCTAATACAGGTATTTTTGGTGGTAAGTTTGCATGTTCTACATTTTGGTCACTGAACTTATGATCATTCATAAGTGGACCAACTAGAGATAAAATCGCTAGTAGTATTAAACAAACTAAGCCGATAATTGCTAACTTATTACCAACCAACTGTTTCCATGCATCTTGCCAGAAAGTACGACTTTTTCTTTCAAACTTTTCTTCAACTACTTTGTCTCTACCATGAAGAATAAATTCTTCGCCTGAAGTTCCCTGTGTTGTATGTGTGATTGAGGCACTATCATAACCGCTATTGTTTAATTTGTTGTCATCATCTTTATTAGCCATTATTTTTTACCCCCTTCAACACGAATTCTTGGATCTATGAGTCCGTATAAAACATCGACTACGAAAATTGAAATAATAAACAAGAAACTAAATAGTAAAGTTAATGCCATAATTACTGGATAGTCATTTGTTTGAATAGAACGTACGAATTGGTCACCAAGACCAGGTACGCCGAAGATATTTTCAATTGTCAAAGTACCAGTTAAAATACCGGCTAACATCGGAACAAGTACCGTAACAATAGGAATTAACCCGTTACGTACTGCATGTCCAAATATAACTCTAGAGCTTGACATCCCTTTTGCTCTAGCTAATTCTATGTAATCCGAACCTAATACCTCTATCATTTCCGAACGGATATACCTTGCAATCGTTGCTGTAACACCTGCTGCTAAAGCAATCGAAGGTAAAACTGCCGTCGATATTCCACTCCACCCAGCTACTGGGAATATTTGCCACTCAACTGCGAATACATATTGCAGTAATACTGCCAGTACGAATGACGGAACGGATATAAATATTACTGATAAGAAGGTGGCTCCATAATCTATAATGGTATTTTGCCTTATAGCTGCGACTATACCTAATAATAATCCCGTTATTGTACCTAAAATCATTGCGTAAGTACCCATTTCAACAGAAGGACCAAGTCTAGGTTTAATTAATCCCCAAACCTCTCTATTGTCATATTGGAATGAAATACCAAAATCACCCTTTGCAACGTTCTTTAAATAGTTTGCATACTGTACTGAAACAGGATCATTCAAACCATATTTCTCATTGATGATAACCTTTTGTTCTTCTGATAATTTCTCATCGTTGTACGGTGAACCCGGTAACAATTTCATTAAGAAAAATGTTATCGTCATAATTAAAAACAATGATATGATCATATAAATAATACGTTTCAATGTATATTTAACCATTGTTTTGCCTCCAATCCCCTTATCGAATTCATATTTCTTAAAATATTCAGAAATATTTATATACATTATACATAATTTTTACAATGTAAATCAACACGAATATTCTGAATTTTGGGAATCTGACTATTGTAAATCAACGATTATTTTATTACTATAAAGCGACAACGTGATATTTTTATTCATTTTCTAAGTATAAAGATACAATTCTAGTATAATAATTACTATCATTTTCCATTGTCATCGTAATTTTATAAATGAATATACAAAAAATATACAAAAGTAATATTACACGTTTATTTTTATTAAGTTCCGTAAAATATATTTATTTTTTTAAAATCTGTTATAATACAACTAAACTTGAACATAAGAGGTAGGTAATAATGAAATTTTGGGGTATATTTACGTTTTTATACGTAGGCATATTTTTACTACTATGCTTAATCTTTATGAAAGACTTAGATCAAGCAAGCAATATTTACTTTTACATCATGACATTGCTATTTGCAGCAAGTTGGGTTTTAGCAATGAAACAAGATGGTGTTGGAGCAGTATCTAGACAAGCCGTTAGGAAATTTAATTTCCATATGAAGTCAAAAGCTTCACAAGACTATTTAAAAAATGACGAGCTAATGAATCCAGACTTGAAAGAAATACATATTAATGACCGAAAAATATATGATTGGATATTACCATTCGTAGTGTTGAGTACATTGTTCTTTATCATTTCCATTGTTATAGGATTTATAGTTTAAAGATTAAACCGGCAAGATTCATGTTGAATAATGAATCTTGCCGGTTTTTTATATTTTTAATTATGAGTTAATTCAAGCACTAACGCCCCTCTCTATTAAAACCTTCTATTGAATAATGAATACATCATTACTTTCATTTAATTTGTTCTATATAGTAACAGCACTAAGTTTAACTATATTACTCATATTATTTAGCATTTTGAATAGTTCCAATTTATACATAATGTTGGCAATTACGTTCCTGATTGGACTAATAGTCGGTATAGTTCCTGCATTAATTTCAACTATTCTATCTAAAGAATTCCCAAAAACTAAAGGTGCAGCATTAGGTATGTTTAATTTTATAAGATATATCGGAATGGCGCTTGGTTCTATTACTATTGGATTTTTTAGTGACGATAATATCATATATTATTACTTAGGCATTTCAATTTTACTAATCGTTATATTTATATTATCTAAATTAAAAATCAAATTAAATGTTATGAATAATGTAGAACAATATTAAAAAAAGGTATTATGGCAACCGCCATAATACCTTTTTTCAGTTTGTAGATAAACATAACCGATTAAAAACTCGCTTGCCTAGGGTACAGTCTCAGCCTGTAGTCTTCGACTTGTACTATTCCCTCAGGCGTCTCGTTTTTAATCGGTTTTATAGCTCTAACTAGCAAGAAACAAAAACAAGCTAGTTAGAATCTGTAACTAGCAAGAATCTGAAAACAAGCTAGTTAGCGCTGTTTTGATTAATAAATAGTGTAAATAAACACTATAATCACGACTTTTTTAACTCTAACTAGCAAGAAATAAAAAACAAGCTAGTTAGAATTTGTAACTTGCAAGAGTTTGAAAACAAGCTAGTTAGCGCTGTTTTGATTACAAAATAGTGTAAACAAACACTAGAATCCGACTTTTTTTAGCTCTAACTAGCAAGAAATAAAAAACAAGCTAGTTAGAATCCTGTAACTTGCAAGAATCTGAAAACAAGCTAGTTAGCGCTAAAAAACTGCCAACAATTTCACTTTAAGTGACTTTGGCGACAGTCTGAAAAAAGGTATTATGGCAACCGCCATAATACCTTTTTTACTTTATATTATTGATATTTTTTAAATATTAATACTGCGTTGTGACCACCGAATCCTAAACTGTTACTCATAGCGTATTCTATGTCTAGTTTAGCCGCTTCATTTGGTGTATAGTCTAAATCGATTTCAGGGTCTGGTGTGTTTGCATTGATTGTTGGTGCTACTGTACTATTTTGAATAGATAATGCAGTTAAAATCGCTTCAACTGCTCCTGTAGCGCCTAATAAATGTCCCATCATTGATTTTGTAGAGCTTATTTTTAAGTTTTTAACAGCGTCTCCGAATGTAGATTTAACTGCTAATATTTCATATAAGTCTCCGATTGGTGTACTAGTACCATGTGCATTTAAATATTGAATATCTTCAGGTTTGATACCCGCATCTTTAATTGCCGCCTCCATAGCACGAGCGCCACCTTCTCCGTTTGGTGATGGAGCTGTTATATGGTATGCATCTCCACTAGAACCGTAACCTACTACTTCAGCATAAATATGTGCACCGCGTGCTTTAGCTGATTCTAAAGATTCTAATACAACAACACCGGCACCTTCACCCATGATAAATCCATCTCTTCCTTCTTGGAAAGGACGACATGCAGAGTTTCTATCTGGATTTGTAGATAAAGCTTTATTTGCACTGAATCCAGCCATTGCCATTTCAGTAATTGGCGCTTCTGCACCGCCTGCTATCATTAAATCAGCATCTCCACGTTGGATGATTTTAAACGCATCACCGATTGAGTTAGTACCAGTTGCACATGCTGTAACGGTACAACCATTTGGACCTTTAGCACCTAAATCAATTGATACTTGACCAGTTGCCATATCCGGAATCATCATAGGAACGAAAAATGGACTAACACGTTTAGGTCCACGTTTTAATAACATATTGTGTGAAACTTCAAATGTTTCCATTCCTCCAATACCAGATCCAATCCAAACACCGACACGATGACTGTTTTCATCTGTGATTTCAAATTTAGAATCTTTTAACGCTTCACGGGCTGCTACAATTGCATATTGCGTGAATCTATCCATTTTACGAGATTCTTTTTTCGGAATATGGTCTTCAATGTTAAAGTCTTTTAATTCACCAGCTAATTTTGCAGGGAATTCAGACACATCGATTCTTGTTATTTCATCTATACCATTTTCACCGTTAATTGCATTATTCCAAGTAGTAGGCACGTCATTACCTAATGGGTTTAACGTTCCCAGACCAGTCATTACAACACGTTTTTTTTCTGTCATTGTCAAATTTCCTCCTATTTACCCCAGCGTAACGTTATGGCACCCCATGTTAGGCCACCACCAAATCCAACTAGGACTAATGTATCGTTATCTTTTATTTTACCTTGTTCTAATTCATATGCAATACTTAAAGGTATTGAAGCTGCAGAAGTATTCCCAAATCGATCTACAGTTACACTCATTTTCTCTTTTTCAATACCTAATCTTTCTCTTGCTGATTCCATAATTCTAATATTGGCTTGATGTGGAACAAACAAATCAATGTCATCTGATTGGAGTCCAGCTTTTTCTACTACTTTAGTAGAAGCTTCACCCATTATTCTAACAGCAAATTTGAATACTTCGCGACCATTCATTCTTATTACGTGTTCATCCATATCTTGATAAAGGTAAGGTCCACCATTTCCGTCTGAACCAAGTTCAACACCTAATATGCCTCTACCTTTAGAAACTTCACCTATTACAGCAGCTCCTGCACCGTCTCCGAATAATATCGCTGTACTACGGTCATTCATGTCTGTAATTTTTGATAATTTATCTGCACCAACTACTAAAACATTTTTATAAAGTCCTGAATTTACGAATTGTTGTGCTGTAACTAAACCGTAAATAAATCCAGTACATGCTGCTAGTTGATCCATTGATGGTACTTTGTTTAATCCTAATCTTTTTTGAAGTTTTGTCGCTACTGTAGGAAATGGTTTATCTCCTGTAGATGTTGCAACAATAATCATTTCAATTTCATCTTTATCTAAACCAGAATCTTCAATTGCTCTACGTGCTGCTTCATAAGCTAAATCACTAGTATCTTCGTCTTCAGCAGCAAATCTTCTTTCTTTTATTCCCGTCATTTTTCTAATCCATTCATCGGATGTATCTAAATAACTTTCAAAATGTTCATTTGTTACCACACGTTCTGGTGAATATGCACCAAAACCTTTTATACCAATATCCATTATATTGACACCTTCTTATAATCTGTTGTTATTATCAGGTACTAATTTAACATACATTAACTACTATGTACAAGCCAATTGCAACGCTTAAAAAGATTTTCAAACGTTTTCAACATAATAGGTATACATTTTATAAAAAGTTAATTATAATAAACACTATGAAGTTATACGTAACGGAGGATGAGACATGCATTACATTATGACATTTATATGGGCATTCTTGTTATCACAGATGATCAACTTTGTATTACATAGTTTAGGTGGCTCACAAGAACCTTTAAACTTAGTAAATCCAATTATTTATTCTATATTGTTTACAGTTGTCATTATTTTATTCGATTTAGTAGTTGGAAAATCTACACAAGATCAAGAACAAGAACAACATTAATAAGTTAAAAAGAACCCGTCAATTTTTATTGGCGGGTTCTTTTTTATAGATAAAATTAACTGATTAAAAACGCGCTTGCCTAGGGTACAGACTCAGCCTGTAATCTTCGTCTTGTACTAAACGCTTAGGCGTCTTCGTTTTTAATCGAGGGGTTATATTCTAACGGTCACAATTCCGAATAATGGTCGTTAGAATCCGCTAACAGTCACAATTCTGAATAATGGTCGTTAGAACCCGCTAACGGTCAGAATTCTGAATAATGGTCGTTAGAACCCGCTAACGGTCAGAATTCTGAATAATGGTCGTTAGAATCCGCTAACGGTCACAATTCCGAATAATGGTCGTTAGAACTCCGAAGCAATTAAAAAACTACCAACAAGTTCACTTTAAGTGTCTTTGTAGACAGTTAAGAACCCGTCAATTTTTATTGGCGGGTTCTTTTTTTGTTATTGTTCTTTCACATCGAATGTTACTTCTTCGTTTTCTAAATGTACGTCTACTTGTGTACCTTCTTTTAAATCGCTACCGATCATTAGTCTTGCTAATGGTGTTTCGATTTGTCTTTGTACGAAGCGTTTTAATGGTCTTGCACCAAATTGTGGTTCGTATGCTTCTTTAGCAATCCATTCTTTAACGTCTTGATCAACATTAATTTTAAGATGCTGATCGAGTAATCTTATATTTAAATTTGTAATAATATGATCGACGATATAACTCATATCTTTTATAGATAATGGTTTGAACAGTACGATATCGTCCATTCTGTTTAATATTTCAGGTTTAAAGTATGCGTGAAGGCTATCGTTAACTTGCTTTTTAGCTGATTCTTCAATTTCACCAGATTCTGTAACACCATCTAGTAAAAATTGTGAACCGATATTACTTGTCATAATGATGA encodes the following:
- a CDS encoding ABC transporter permease — translated: MANKDDDNKLNNSGYDSASITHTTQGTSGEEFILHGRDKVVEEKFERKSRTFWQDAWKQLVGNKLAIIGLVCLILLAILSLVGPLMNDHKFSDQNVEHANLPPKIPVLDKVPFLPFDGTDKDGFDVYAGSNVTENYWFGTDELGRDLWTRTWRGTQVSLFIGLVAAVLDIFIGVIYGAVSGYFGGRIDDLLQRIVEILSSIPNLIVVILFVLLFDPSIWTIILAMSVTGWLGMSRIVRGQFLKIKEQEFVMASRTLGVSNFKLIFKHILPNTLGPIIVTSMFTVPSAIFFEAFLSFIGLGIPAPQASLGSLVDSGRKMLLIYPHELFVPAIVLSLLILFFYLFSDGLRDAFDPKMRK
- a CDS encoding ABC transporter permease, whose translation is MVKYTLKRIIYMIISLFLIMTITFFLMKLLPGSPYNDEKLSEEQKVIINEKYGLNDPVSVQYANYLKNVAKGDFGISFQYDNREVWGLIKPRLGPSVEMGTYAMILGTITGLLLGIVAAIRQNTIIDYGATFLSVIFISVPSFVLAVLLQYVFAVEWQIFPVAGWSGISTAVLPSIALAAGVTATIARYIRSEMIEVLGSDYIELARAKGMSSSRVIFGHAVRNGLIPIVTVLVPMLAGILTGTLTIENIFGVPGLGDQFVRSIQTNDYPVIMALTLLFSFLFIISIFVVDVLYGLIDPRIRVEGGKK
- a CDS encoding DUF3899 domain-containing protein codes for the protein MKFWGIFTFLYVGIFLLLCLIFMKDLDQASNIYFYIMTLLFAASWVLAMKQDGVGAVSRQAVRKFNFHMKSKASQDYLKNDELMNPDLKEIHINDRKIYDWILPFVVLSTLFFIISIVIGFIV
- the fabF gene encoding beta-ketoacyl-ACP synthase II — protein: MTEKKRVVMTGLGTLNPLGNDVPTTWNNAINGENGIDEITRIDVSEFPAKLAGELKDFNIEDHIPKKESRKMDRFTQYAIVAAREALKDSKFEITDENSHRVGVWIGSGIGGMETFEVSHNMLLKRGPKRVSPFFVPMMIPDMATGQVSIDLGAKGPNGCTVTACATGTNSIGDAFKIIQRGDADLMIAGGAEAPITEMAMAGFSANKALSTNPDRNSACRPFQEGRDGFIMGEGAGVVVLESLESAKARGAHIYAEVVGYGSSGDAYHITAPSPNGEGGARAMEAAIKDAGIKPEDIQYLNAHGTSTPIGDLYEILAVKSTFGDAVKNLKISSTKSMMGHLLGATGAVEAILTALSIQNSTVAPTINANTPDPEIDLDYTPNEAAKLDIEYAMSNSLGFGGHNAVLIFKKYQ
- a CDS encoding beta-ketoacyl-ACP synthase III, encoding MDIGIKGFGAYSPERVVTNEHFESYLDTSDEWIRKMTGIKERRFAAEDEDTSDLAYEAARRAIEDSGLDKDEIEMIIVATSTGDKPFPTVATKLQKRLGLNKVPSMDQLAACTGFIYGLVTAQQFVNSGLYKNVLVVGADKLSKITDMNDRSTAILFGDGAGAAVIGEVSKGRGILGVELGSDGNGGPYLYQDMDEHVIRMNGREVFKFAVRIMGEASTKVVEKAGLQSDDIDLFVPHQANIRIMESARERLGIEKEKMSVTVDRFGNTSAASIPLSIAYELEQGKIKDNDTLVLVGFGGGLTWGAITLRWGK
- a CDS encoding YjzD family protein, producing MHYIMTFIWAFLLSQMINFVLHSLGGSQEPLNLVNPIIYSILFTVVIILFDLVVGKSTQDQEQEQH